In the [Chlorobium] sp. 445 genome, one interval contains:
- a CDS encoding isoprenylcysteine carboxyl methyltransferase, with protein MYFAAFIAVLALQRLSELWIAKRNAVWIQSQGGYEVGAEHYKWMVMMHVSWFLSMIVEYTMRKPYMSEGWYIWFGIFLLAQVGRYAVIATLGKFWNTRIFVLPSAPKVERGIYRYIKHPNYWIVRIEIFVAPMIFGLLATAIIFSVLNHIILKVRIKAEEDALNVMRKI; from the coding sequence ATGTATTTTGCCGCTTTCATTGCAGTATTAGCGTTGCAACGCCTCAGTGAGCTTTGGATCGCCAAACGCAATGCGGTGTGGATACAATCACAAGGTGGATATGAAGTAGGAGCAGAGCATTACAAGTGGATGGTAATGATGCATGTAAGTTGGTTTTTGTCAATGATAGTAGAATATACGATGCGCAAGCCGTACATGTCAGAAGGATGGTATATCTGGTTTGGGATTTTTCTACTGGCTCAAGTTGGGCGGTATGCAGTCATTGCGACATTAGGGAAATTCTGGAATACAAGAATTTTTGTTTTACCAAGCGCCCCAAAAGTGGAACGGGGAATTTATCGTTACATCAAGCATCCAAATTATTGGATTGTAAGAATAGAGATATTTGTTGCACCGATGATTTTTGGACTTCTAGCAACAGCAATTATCTTCTCAGTGTTGAACCATATTATTCTGAAAGTGAGAATTAAAGCAGAAGAAGATGCATTGAACGTAATGCGCAAAATCTAA
- a CDS encoding NADH-quinone oxidoreductase subunit B (The point of entry for the majority of electrons that traverse the respiratory chain eventually resulting in the reduction of oxygen), producing the protein MSLLDTKFEKGGVIISKVEDLLNWSRLSSMWPMSFGLACCAIEMMATNASNYDLERFGIFPRSSPRQSDVMIVAGTVTFKMAERVKRLYEQMTEPRYVLSMGSCANCGGPYWEHGYHVVKGVDRVIPVDVYVPGCPPRPEALIGGLMKIQELIREEKFGGNREDVKKRLAAKSAPAEEVIMAEHPNQADRSKGQDKKETEVEETAETA; encoded by the coding sequence ATGAGTCTTTTAGACACAAAGTTTGAAAAGGGCGGGGTCATAATTAGCAAAGTCGAAGACTTGCTGAATTGGTCACGCCTGTCATCGATGTGGCCCATGTCATTTGGGCTGGCGTGCTGTGCAATTGAGATGATGGCGACGAATGCCTCGAACTATGATCTTGAGCGCTTCGGTATTTTTCCACGCTCTTCGCCGCGCCAATCCGATGTGATGATTGTCGCGGGTACGGTTACATTTAAAATGGCGGAGCGCGTCAAGCGACTCTACGAGCAAATGACAGAGCCACGCTATGTGCTTTCTATGGGCAGCTGTGCTAACTGCGGTGGTCCGTACTGGGAACATGGCTACCATGTGGTCAAGGGTGTCGATCGCGTGATTCCAGTTGATGTCTATGTGCCGGGCTGTCCACCTCGTCCTGAAGCCCTTATCGGCGGCTTGATGAAGATCCAAGAACTGATTCGTGAAGAAAAGTTCGGTGGCAATCGTGAGGATGTCAAGAAGCGTCTTGCCGCTAAATCTGCTCCAGCTGAAGAGGTGATTATGGCAGAACATCCGAACCAAGCAGATAGATCAAAGGGACAAGATAAAAAAGAAACTGAAGTAGAAGAAACTGCAGAGACTGCATAA
- a CDS encoding lipoyl synthase, protein MITIPDLKVSEATSPPKTAARPDWLRVKLPAGEGYARLKSLVDTYKLHTVCEEARCPNIGECWASGTATIMILGDTCTRSCGFCAVKTGRPTELDLAEPKRVGEMVRIMNLRHTVITSVNRDELSDGGASIWAETIREIRKQHPTTKIEVLIPDFQGDTDAMDTVFREQPDILNHNTETVPRLYRIVRPQAKYQRTLDLLQRAKEKFNLVTKSGIMVGLGETPEEVIEVIK, encoded by the coding sequence ATGATTACCATACCTGACCTTAAAGTTTCTGAGGCCACTTCCCCACCTAAGACTGCCGCACGTCCTGATTGGCTACGCGTAAAACTCCCGGCTGGTGAGGGGTATGCACGCCTCAAATCTCTTGTAGATACCTACAAGCTTCACACAGTGTGCGAAGAAGCGCGCTGTCCAAACATCGGCGAATGTTGGGCATCAGGCACGGCTACAATTATGATTTTAGGTGACACATGCACCCGTTCCTGTGGCTTTTGCGCTGTAAAAACTGGGCGTCCTACAGAACTGGATTTAGCCGAACCTAAGCGCGTCGGCGAAATGGTCAGGATCATGAACCTTCGCCACACGGTGATTACCAGCGTGAATCGTGACGAACTCAGCGATGGTGGTGCAAGCATTTGGGCAGAAACTATCCGAGAAATTCGCAAGCAACACCCCACTACAAAAATCGAGGTCCTAATTCCCGACTTTCAAGGTGACACCGACGCAATGGATACCGTATTTCGTGAGCAGCCCGACATTTTGAATCACAATACGGAAACGGTGCCACGTCTCTATCGTATAGTACGCCCGCAAGCAAAATATCAACGCACACTCGACCTGCTTCAACGCGCAAAAGAAAAGTTTAATCTCGTCACCAAATCAGGCATCATGGTTGGCTTAGGCGAAACGCCCGAAGAAGTCATCGAAGTAATCAAA
- a CDS encoding NADH-quinone oxidoreductase subunit C: MQPKPLTIDEIAALVREKFGDVISEPVKTPTAEFFTITDLEYLQAVMYFLREDERTKFNYLYCLSGVDNGDGSLSVVYHLESLGVHGHRLEVKANCSVEKPEIPSVAEIWRTADWHEREAYDFFGIKFIGHPDLRRILCPEDWEGYPLRKDYKVAEYYHGIKVPF, from the coding sequence ATGCAGCCAAAACCTTTGACGATTGATGAAATCGCTGCGCTCGTGCGTGAAAAATTCGGCGATGTGATTTCTGAACCTGTGAAAACACCAACCGCAGAGTTTTTTACTATCACTGACTTGGAATACTTGCAAGCGGTGATGTACTTCTTGCGTGAAGATGAACGCACGAAGTTCAACTATCTCTATTGCTTGTCGGGCGTGGATAATGGTGATGGATCGCTGAGCGTTGTCTATCACCTTGAATCGCTTGGCGTGCATGGACACAGGCTTGAAGTCAAAGCAAATTGCTCAGTGGAAAAGCCAGAAATTCCATCGGTGGCAGAAATTTGGCGCACCGCCGATTGGCATGAGCGTGAAGCCTACGATTTCTTTGGTATCAAGTTCATAGGGCATCCCGATCTGCGGCGCATTCTTTGCCCAGAAGATTGGGAAGGCTATCCGCTACGTAAAGATTACAAGGTGGCGGAATACTACCATGGTATTAAAGTACCATTCTAA
- a CDS encoding cytochrome C oxidase subunit III, protein MSTIVGSPAQTSSTNLTHAHHHPPHLAHHFAEPEQQLEAAKMGMWIFLLTEILLFGGIFCTYVIYRGLNVEMFHSAHQLLSVPLGATNTFILMASTIAMTFAIRAMQLGNRQHTLMLLVFTLLCAAVFLGIKYVEYAHKFHLGLLPGVYYTYDGSEGAIVGKNPHIFFGIYFAMTGIHALHVIAGMAVIAWMLVRTAKGEFSAEYYTPLEISGLYWHLVDIIWIFVFTLLYLVG, encoded by the coding sequence ATGAGTACTATCGTCGGCTCACCGGCTCAAACATCGAGCACAAACTTGACGCACGCCCATCATCACCCGCCGCACTTAGCACATCATTTCGCAGAACCTGAGCAGCAACTTGAAGCGGCAAAAATGGGCATGTGGATTTTCCTGCTCACAGAAATTCTGCTCTTTGGTGGCATCTTCTGTACGTATGTAATCTATCGCGGTCTCAACGTGGAAATGTTCCACAGTGCGCACCAACTTCTCAGTGTCCCATTAGGTGCAACCAATACCTTCATTCTGATGGCAAGCACAATTGCTATGACCTTTGCAATTCGTGCCATGCAGCTCGGTAACCGTCAGCACACCCTGATGCTCCTTGTCTTTACCTTGCTGTGTGCGGCGGTCTTTCTCGGCATTAAGTATGTCGAATATGCGCACAAATTTCATCTGGGCTTGCTGCCCGGAGTGTATTACACCTATGACGGGTCGGAAGGCGCAATCGTTGGCAAAAATCCTCACATCTTCTTTGGGATTTATTTTGCCATGACAGGTATTCACGCTTTACACGTCATTGCTGGTATGGCAGTCATCGCTTGGATGCTAGTTCGCACAGCAAAGGGTGAGTTTTCAGCTGAGTATTATACGCCCCTTGAAATAAGCGGGCTTTACTGGCATCTGGTGGATATTATCTGGATCTTTGTCTTCACGCTGCTTTATCTGGTTGGATAA
- a CDS encoding nitroreductase — MQNIQKDIFELIKQRRTTNGYFLDKPLSEEHIKMLMEAASYAPSHFNSQPWRFVLIRDEKQRRELGKIAGQSMRVVMEKGDFWKRYLKYFRFSKEEVEKSGDGIYIDNMPGVLKPFIRYLFSEKGGEMMNKLRVPWILAIDSKKLVARSPLILGVLLSKDEYKPEEKSGMYCLLALGMAIENIWLTATALNIGVQFISLPMEAGSEYWQKCIDLIAPPPDYELIALFRLGYIDETTPRPTIDWTSKQRKDVSQFCYEESFGKAWHPKLGGALRENGR, encoded by the coding sequence ATGCAAAACATCCAAAAAGATATTTTTGAGCTTATCAAGCAGAGAAGAACGACAAACGGATATTTCCTGGATAAGCCGCTGTCGGAAGAGCATATTAAAATGCTGATGGAAGCGGCAAGCTACGCCCCAAGTCATTTTAACTCTCAACCTTGGCGTTTTGTGTTGATACGCGATGAAAAGCAGCGTAGGGAGCTTGGTAAAATCGCTGGGCAGTCCATGCGTGTGGTAATGGAAAAGGGTGATTTTTGGAAGCGGTATCTAAAGTATTTTCGTTTTAGTAAAGAGGAAGTCGAAAAATCTGGTGATGGTATCTATATTGACAATATGCCCGGAGTGCTCAAACCGTTCATTCGTTACCTTTTTTCAGAGAAAGGTGGTGAAATGATGAATAAACTGCGGGTTCCATGGATTTTAGCGATTGATTCCAAAAAATTGGTGGCACGCTCACCGCTGATTTTGGGAGTTTTGCTCTCAAAAGATGAGTATAAGCCTGAAGAAAAGTCAGGTATGTATTGCTTGCTTGCACTCGGTATGGCTATTGAAAATATCTGGCTTACCGCCACAGCGCTGAATATCGGCGTACAATTCATTTCCTTACCCATGGAAGCTGGCAGCGAGTATTGGCAAAAGTGTATCGACTTAATTGCACCGCCACCGGATTATGAACTGATTGCGCTGTTTCGTTTAGGCTATATTGATGAAACAACTCCACGTCCCACAATTGACTGGACAAGCAAACAGCGTAAAGATGTGTCGCAGTTTTGTTACGAGGAATCGTTCGGAAAAGCATGGCACCCAAAACTTGGTGGAGCCTTACGTGAGAATGGTAGATAG
- a CDS encoding 4Fe-4S ferredoxin yields the protein MSSYFGTIKRGAETVLGGLKITIEHFARATRRRDQLSPQDDDYFKQPLGLVTIQYPSEAIPTPPFSRYRLHNDAVDCIACDQCARACPVQCITIKSFKATPDDIEELGTTSDGSKKKLWLEQFDIDMAKCMYCGYCTYPCPTECLTMTPVHDFSEFDRSNFIYHFGAMTKAKAAEKRAKLAKYEEEEKARKAAAPKPAAGAGAARTPLAAKAAAAKAEPAASAEATAAPADAPKPAPKMSPMMAAKLAAKKAESGETTAPEAKSTEGAAPADAPKPAPKLSPMMQKKLAEAEAKRKAEGGESNT from the coding sequence ATGAGCAGTTACTTTGGGACGATAAAAAGGGGAGCAGAGACGGTCTTAGGAGGGCTCAAAATTACGATTGAGCACTTTGCTCGCGCGACGCGGCGCCGCGATCAGCTCTCGCCACAGGATGATGACTACTTTAAGCAGCCGTTGGGATTGGTCACGATTCAATATCCGAGTGAAGCCATTCCAACACCACCTTTTTCACGCTATCGCTTGCATAATGATGCCGTAGATTGTATTGCATGCGATCAATGTGCGCGTGCTTGCCCTGTACAATGCATCACCATCAAATCGTTCAAAGCTACCCCCGATGATATTGAAGAGCTTGGCACTACATCCGATGGCAGTAAAAAGAAACTGTGGCTCGAGCAGTTTGATATTGATATGGCAAAGTGTATGTACTGCGGCTATTGTACTTATCCATGCCCGACTGAGTGCTTGACGATGACACCGGTACATGACTTTTCAGAATTTGACCGCAGTAATTTCATCTACCACTTTGGTGCGATGACGAAAGCTAAAGCAGCTGAAAAGCGCGCCAAGCTGGCAAAGTATGAAGAAGAAGAAAAGGCAAGAAAAGCCGCGGCACCTAAGCCTGCAGCTGGAGCTGGCGCAGCCCGAACACCACTAGCGGCAAAAGCAGCGGCAGCAAAAGCTGAACCGGCAGCATCAGCTGAAGCTACTGCTGCACCAGCCGATGCGCCAAAACCAGCCCCGAAAATGTCGCCAATGATGGCAGCAAAACTGGCGGCAAAGAAAGCCGAGTCAGGCGAAACTACTGCACCAGAAGCAAAATCGACTGAAGGAGCTGCACCGGCCGATGCACCAAAGCCAGCACCAAAACTTTCACCAATGATGCAAAAAAAGCTCGCTGAGGCAGAAGCAAAGCGCAAAGCTGAAGGCGGCGAGAGCAATACTTGA
- a CDS encoding NADH-quinone oxidoreductase subunit NuoD — protein MVLNMGPQHPATHGVLRVELITDGEIVVKATPYIGYLHRCFEKHAEALEYQMTIPYTDRMDYLSAMNNEWVYCMAVEKLLKIEVPRRVEFMRVIVAELNRIASHIISIGTYGLDIGAFTPFLHTFHDREHIMNLLEWLCGARMLYNYIWVGGVSHDFPPKFKERVAEFLKYYKPRVDEMNNLLTQNELFVQRTRGVGILPAEVAINYGCSGPMLRGSGVKWDLRRNVPYSIYPELEFDVVVPKGDLSIVGDCLSRHLVRCYEIYESIKIIQQCLDMMPEEPGFDPHKAVPKRIKPQAGEVIARGENPRGELAYYIISDGKGVKPYRVKARAPSFCNLSVLPELAKGTLISDLVSIIGSIDIVLGDVDR, from the coding sequence ATGGTGCTCAACATGGGACCGCAACATCCGGCAACGCATGGTGTCTTACGTGTGGAATTAATCACTGACGGTGAAATCGTGGTTAAAGCTACGCCTTACATTGGTTATCTGCACCGCTGCTTTGAAAAGCACGCCGAAGCGCTGGAATATCAAATGACCATCCCATACACAGACCGAATGGATTACCTTTCAGCGATGAACAATGAGTGGGTCTATTGTATGGCTGTGGAGAAGTTGCTCAAAATAGAAGTGCCGCGCCGTGTTGAATTCATGCGCGTCATCGTCGCTGAACTCAATCGTATTGCATCACACATCATCTCCATTGGGACATACGGCTTAGATATTGGCGCCTTCACGCCGTTCTTGCATACCTTCCACGACCGCGAACATATCATGAATCTCTTGGAATGGCTCTGTGGCGCAAGAATGCTATACAACTACATCTGGGTAGGTGGAGTCTCACACGATTTTCCGCCGAAGTTCAAAGAGCGCGTGGCGGAATTCCTCAAATACTACAAGCCACGTGTTGATGAAATGAATAACTTGCTGACACAAAATGAACTCTTTGTGCAGCGCACACGCGGTGTGGGCATTCTGCCAGCTGAGGTTGCAATCAACTACGGCTGCTCTGGACCTATGCTCCGAGGTTCTGGTGTAAAATGGGATTTACGCCGTAATGTGCCTTACTCAATCTACCCCGAACTCGAATTTGATGTGGTAGTGCCCAAAGGTGATTTGAGCATCGTTGGTGATTGCTTGTCTCGGCACTTGGTGCGTTGCTACGAAATCTATGAGAGCATCAAAATTATTCAGCAGTGCTTGGATATGATGCCAGAAGAGCCGGGCTTTGATCCACATAAGGCTGTGCCAAAGCGTATTAAACCCCAAGCCGGCGAAGTAATTGCACGAGGTGAAAATCCACGTGGCGAGCTAGCCTACTACATTATCTCTGACGGTAAAGGTGTTAAACCCTATCGTGTAAAGGCACGCGCGCCATCGTTCTGCAATCTGTCTGTGCTGCCCGAACTGGCAAAAGGGACACTGATCTCAGATCTCGTGTCTATTATTGGAAGTATTGATATTGTGTTAGGCGATGTAGATAGATAA
- a CDS encoding NADH-quinone oxidoreductase subunit J translates to MQDLTYQVIFYLFAAIIVVSGAFVVFSKNIIYSAFSLLFTLFGVAAMYVFLNADFIAVTQVVVYVGGILVLLLFGVMLTNKITQEKLRTDVFNFAPGLIAMLGILAAILYAFLYRAKWVEVAPRNGSVVESIGYETMSNYILPFEIVSILLLVALMGAAYIARPDRTKITEMIRRLEN, encoded by the coding sequence ATGCAAGACCTGACCTACCAAGTGATTTTCTATCTTTTCGCGGCGATTATTGTTGTATCGGGCGCGTTTGTGGTGTTCTCAAAAAATATCATTTACTCCGCTTTCTCGCTGCTCTTTACGCTTTTTGGTGTGGCAGCGATGTATGTGTTTCTCAATGCGGATTTTATCGCTGTAACACAAGTTGTGGTCTATGTCGGTGGCATTTTAGTACTTCTACTGTTCGGAGTGATGCTCACAAACAAAATCACACAGGAAAAGTTGCGTACCGATGTGTTCAACTTTGCGCCTGGACTAATTGCCATGCTTGGCATTTTAGCAGCGATACTCTATGCATTTCTCTATCGTGCCAAATGGGTAGAAGTAGCGCCGCGCAATGGATCGGTCGTAGAGTCTATTGGCTATGAGACAATGTCGAACTACATCTTGCCATTCGAGATTGTCTCCATCTTGCTGCTTGTAGCGCTGATGGGTGCAGCTTATATCGCCCGTCCTGATCGCACGAAAATTACCGAAATGATTCGCCGTCTGGAAAACTAA
- a CDS encoding NADH-quinone oxidoreductase subunit L, with translation MDPLIQFCIYILLLPLLSFTVQIFFSGKLPRQGDFLASGIIGIALALSLYVAVQVIGQGNPDYRLEWHFTWVDFGNVPGWGELKFKMGILLDNITAIMLVVVTGISFLVHVFSIGYMEGEPRYGRYFGYLGLFTFSMLGIVLVDNFFAIYCFWELVGLSSFLLIGFYFERDSATNAQNKAFFLNRVGDIGFWLGILILYSQFKTFNYSEIYTAVAAGQWTLSEGLLTAAGILLFMGCVGKSAQFPLHTWLPDAMEGPTPVSALIHAATMVAAGVYLLARVFVILTVDALHVIAIIGAVTAFFAATIAITQNDIKRVLAYSTLSQLGYMVMGMGVGAFAAAFFHLVTHAFFKAGLFLGSGSVIHAAHHEQDMRYMGGLRQKMPITFATFTVCLFALSGLPLFTGFLSKDAILAGVLGFSSVEGGAWSIVPILGFGAALLTPFYMGRQWFMVFFGENRAHEKPASAHDDDHHHGHDEAHHGEIHESAWVMTAPLIVLALMSFWFIFSPNPLSAEKSWFLSLIKTPETLVKFDKGAEPQAEVTKAVAVKTVSMDATTAPQSHSGHGDETHSDTHAPAHGESRQAKLEHAAHEAHGTAVTLSISFAIIGLLLAFLVYQKGIGALGMPFEFLSKAMTWFNNAIPEGLIVSGGASFGKSFSNLNGILDKNVVDGLVNLSGMLVQLFGIVLRKVQTGRVQTYIAILLLAMITYFVFAFRP, from the coding sequence ATGGATCCGCTGATTCAGTTTTGCATTTACATTCTTCTTTTGCCACTGCTATCCTTTACAGTGCAAATTTTCTTTTCGGGCAAGTTGCCGCGTCAAGGTGATTTTTTAGCATCAGGTATCATTGGTATTGCGCTTGCCCTCTCACTCTATGTGGCTGTGCAAGTCATCGGACAGGGCAACCCAGACTATCGTCTCGAGTGGCACTTTACTTGGGTAGACTTTGGCAATGTGCCTGGCTGGGGTGAGCTGAAGTTTAAAATGGGCATCTTGCTCGACAACATCACGGCAATCATGCTGGTGGTGGTAACCGGAATCAGTTTCCTCGTACATGTCTTTTCAATAGGCTATATGGAAGGTGAGCCACGCTACGGTCGCTACTTCGGCTATTTGGGCCTCTTCACCTTCTCGATGCTCGGCATTGTCCTTGTCGATAACTTCTTTGCGATTTACTGCTTCTGGGAACTAGTCGGCTTATCATCCTTCCTGCTTATCGGCTTCTACTTTGAAAGAGACTCTGCAACAAATGCACAAAACAAAGCCTTTTTCCTCAATCGCGTAGGTGATATTGGTTTCTGGCTCGGCATTTTGATTCTCTATTCGCAGTTCAAAACCTTTAACTACTCGGAAATTTACACTGCCGTAGCTGCTGGACAGTGGACACTCTCCGAAGGGTTGCTCACTGCAGCTGGTATCTTGCTCTTCATGGGATGCGTGGGTAAGTCTGCACAATTTCCGCTGCACACATGGTTGCCAGATGCCATGGAAGGTCCAACGCCGGTCTCAGCACTGATTCACGCAGCAACGATGGTGGCGGCAGGAGTGTATCTGCTCGCACGCGTCTTCGTCATTCTTACTGTCGACGCCTTACATGTTATTGCAATTATCGGTGCAGTAACAGCGTTCTTTGCTGCCACGATTGCCATCACGCAGAACGATATCAAACGCGTGCTGGCATACTCGACGCTCTCACAACTTGGGTATATGGTTATGGGCATGGGCGTTGGCGCATTTGCAGCAGCGTTCTTCCACCTGGTTACACACGCCTTCTTCAAAGCCGGTCTTTTTCTTGGCTCAGGCTCTGTTATTCATGCGGCGCACCACGAACAAGATATGCGCTACATGGGAGGCTTACGCCAGAAAATGCCCATCACATTTGCAACCTTCACAGTCTGTCTCTTTGCACTCTCAGGTCTACCGCTCTTTACAGGATTTCTAAGCAAAGATGCCATTCTTGCAGGGGTACTTGGGTTTTCAAGCGTTGAAGGTGGAGCATGGTCAATTGTGCCGATTCTGGGTTTTGGTGCAGCCTTGCTGACACCATTCTACATGGGACGCCAGTGGTTTATGGTCTTCTTCGGTGAAAATCGCGCACACGAAAAACCCGCCTCTGCACATGATGACGATCATCATCACGGACATGACGAGGCACATCACGGCGAAATTCATGAATCCGCATGGGTGATGACAGCACCACTGATTGTGCTAGCGCTCATGTCGTTCTGGTTTATCTTTTCACCTAATCCGCTCTCTGCTGAAAAAAGCTGGTTCTTGAGTCTCATTAAGACCCCAGAGACACTCGTCAAATTTGACAAGGGAGCAGAACCACAAGCAGAAGTAACAAAGGCAGTAGCCGTTAAAACCGTAAGCATGGATGCGACAACTGCACCACAGTCACATAGCGGACACGGCGATGAGACACATTCCGATACACATGCGCCAGCTCACGGCGAATCACGTCAGGCGAAATTGGAACATGCTGCACACGAAGCACACGGAACTGCTGTTACACTGTCCATTAGCTTTGCAATCATCGGTCTGCTGTTGGCATTCCTTGTCTATCAGAAAGGGATAGGAGCGCTTGGTATGCCGTTTGAATTCTTGAGCAAAGCCATGACATGGTTCAATAACGCCATCCCAGAAGGATTGATTGTCAGCGGAGGCGCCAGTTTCGGCAAGTCGTTCTCTAATCTCAATGGCATCTTGGATAAGAACGTGGTCGATGGACTAGTAAATCTCTCTGGCATGCTGGTTCAACTTTTTGGGATTGTGCTGCGCAAAGTGCAGACGGGCAGAGTACAAACCTATATTGCCATACTTCTGCTGGCGATGATCACGTACTTTGTTTTTGCTTTCAGACCTTGA
- a CDS encoding NADH-quinone oxidoreductase subunit NuoK: protein MPEIGLNHYLVLSAILFSLGLFGVMTRKNAVVALMGVELILNAANLNLIAFSKYTGTMNGVMFSVFVIVLAAAEAAIALAIVLNIYSTFRTVDLSEIDTMRE from the coding sequence ATGCCTGAAATTGGACTAAACCACTATCTCGTGCTCTCTGCAATTCTGTTTTCGCTGGGACTCTTTGGCGTGATGACGCGCAAAAATGCTGTTGTAGCTTTGATGGGTGTAGAACTCATCCTCAATGCGGCAAATCTCAACTTGATTGCATTTTCTAAATACACAGGGACAATGAACGGGGTAATGTTCAGTGTGTTTGTGATTGTGCTAGCAGCAGCTGAAGCGGCAATTGCGCTTGCCATCGTGCTCAACATTTACTCAACCTTCCGCACGGTGGACTTAAGCGAAATCGATACGATGCGTGAATAA
- a CDS encoding NADH-quinone oxidoreductase subunit A produces the protein MDTQLSEFGKVFLFLLVGVVFVVLGFFTSRLIRPHRPNPEKLTSYECGEEPVGSAWVQFNIRFYVVALIFIIFDVELLFLFPWATVFKEVGPIALIEAIVFIGILAIGLAYAWVKGDLEWVIPQAHVPEMPKKKFEMPPKKKEPKAETETV, from the coding sequence ATGGACACACAGCTCTCGGAGTTTGGCAAAGTTTTCCTCTTTCTACTGGTTGGTGTTGTGTTTGTTGTGTTAGGATTCTTTACATCTCGTCTGATTCGTCCGCACCGACCTAACCCCGAAAAATTGACGTCTTACGAGTGTGGCGAAGAGCCTGTAGGGTCAGCTTGGGTGCAATTCAACATACGCTTTTATGTTGTTGCACTCATTTTCATCATTTTTGATGTAGAGCTTTTATTCTTGTTCCCTTGGGCAACAGTTTTCAAGGAGGTTGGACCTATTGCACTCATTGAGGCGATTGTTTTTATCGGTATTCTAGCGATTGGTCTAGCCTATGCTTGGGTAAAAGGCGACCTTGAATGGGTTATACCACAGGCGCATGTTCCTGAAATGCCGAAGAAGAAATTTGAAATGCCACCAAAGAAGAAAGAGCCCAAGGCAGAAACAGAAACGGTTTAA
- a CDS encoding NADH-quinone oxidoreductase subunit NuoH, whose translation MINAILIASSPVAATSAAASVELNQWSNWLADLGVPGLLLIPAIPLVFIAVYALYAGVYGERKISAFIQDRIGPNETGKWGLLQTIADILKLIQKEDVVPAAADKTLYVLGPIIVFVGAFAAYAVLPFGPAFIGADLNVGIFYAVSIVSIEAVGILMCGWGSNNKWSLFGAVRSVAQIVSYEIPAGLAILTGVMMAGTLSMHGITLAQSGLQADGTNNGLGFLNFFVFQSPIAWLAFLIYFIASLAECNRAPFDIPEAESELVSGYFTEYGGMKFAMIFLAEYASMFMVSVIISTLFLGGWNSPLPNIGPVLLNEWTNGPIWGVFWIMVKGLFFIFIQMWVRWTLPRFRVDQLMYLCWKVLTPFALVALVLTAFWEMYVRNPS comes from the coding sequence ATGATAAACGCAATTTTAATCGCATCAAGTCCGGTTGCAGCAACCTCGGCTGCCGCATCGGTCGAGCTCAATCAGTGGAGCAATTGGCTTGCTGACCTTGGTGTGCCGGGGCTGCTGCTGATTCCAGCCATTCCGCTAGTCTTTATTGCAGTCTATGCCCTTTACGCTGGAGTGTATGGTGAGCGCAAGATTTCGGCATTTATTCAAGACCGTATCGGACCAAATGAAACAGGTAAGTGGGGGCTCCTGCAAACCATTGCCGACATTCTGAAACTGATTCAGAAAGAAGATGTTGTGCCAGCTGCGGCTGACAAAACACTCTATGTTCTAGGTCCCATCATCGTCTTTGTTGGGGCGTTTGCGGCTTACGCAGTTCTGCCCTTTGGACCGGCTTTCATCGGAGCAGATTTGAACGTAGGTATCTTCTATGCGGTCTCGATTGTCTCAATTGAAGCGGTTGGGATTTTGATGTGCGGCTGGGGTTCAAACAACAAGTGGTCGCTTTTCGGCGCCGTGCGCAGTGTGGCGCAAATCGTAAGCTACGAAATTCCTGCGGGCTTGGCGATTCTGACAGGCGTGATGATGGCAGGCACGCTGTCTATGCACGGCATCACCCTAGCGCAAAGCGGACTGCAAGCCGACGGCACCAATAACGGCTTGGGCTTCCTCAATTTCTTCGTGTTTCAATCGCCTATCGCATGGCTTGCTTTTCTCATCTATTTCATTGCCTCACTTGCAGAGTGTAACCGCGCACCATTTGATATTCCTGAAGCCGAATCAGAGCTCGTCTCTGGCTACTTCACAGAATACGGCGGAATGAAATTTGCCATGATCTTCCTTGCTGAATACGCTAGCATGTTCATGGTAAGTGTGATTATCTCAACGCTCTTCCTTGGCGGCTGGAACTCACCTTTGCCGAACATTGGACCAGTGTTGCTCAATGAATGGACTAACGGACCTATCTGGGGCGTGTTCTGGATTATGGTCAAAGGTCTGTTTTTCATCTTCATCCAGATGTGGGTACGCTGGACACTGCCACGTTTCCGTGTTGACCAACTGATGTATCTGTGCTGGAAGGTGCTTACACCTTTCGCACTTGTGGCATTGGTGCTTACGGCATTCTGGGAGATGTATGTGCGCAACCCCAGTTAA